One genomic region from Longimicrobium sp. encodes:
- a CDS encoding HU family DNA-binding protein translates to MNKSEFIDMVAERAELTRAAAARVVDAIFDTASGAISEAVHAAGALSIPGFGKFTRRTRAARTGRNPRTGASISIPERTTIGFSAGKGLKEKRSTSRRKAAATGAAVGAAVGAAAAGAAAGGRGSRSGGSSTRSGSSSRSSSGGSSSSSRSSGGSKSGGSKSGGSKSSGSKGGGSKSTRSGGSSSRSADTASRGGGSKSGGSSRSGGGGSKSGGSSSKSSGGGSKSGGSTRSSGGGGSKSSGSSSKSSSSSKSGGSSRGGGGSKSGGSSSKSGGGGSKSGGSTRSSGGGSKSGGGSSSKSGGSSSKSGGGSKSGGSSSKGGGGSKSGGSKS, encoded by the coding sequence ATGAACAAGTCGGAGTTCATCGACATGGTGGCCGAGAGGGCCGAGCTCACCCGGGCTGCGGCGGCACGCGTGGTGGATGCGATCTTCGACACCGCGTCGGGCGCCATCTCGGAGGCCGTCCATGCCGCGGGAGCCCTGTCAATTCCGGGCTTCGGCAAGTTCACCAGGCGCACGCGTGCGGCCCGCACGGGGCGCAACCCGCGCACGGGGGCGAGCATCAGCATCCCCGAGCGCACCACCATCGGCTTCAGCGCCGGCAAGGGGCTGAAGGAGAAGCGCAGCACCTCGCGCCGCAAGGCGGCCGCCACGGGCGCCGCGGTCGGCGCGGCGGTCGGCGCCGCGGCGGCGGGCGCCGCAGCGGGCGGGCGCGGCTCGCGCTCGGGTGGCTCCAGCACGCGCTCCGGCTCGTCCTCGCGCTCCAGCTCCGGCGGCTCGTCCTCGTCGTCGCGCAGCAGCGGCGGGTCGAAGAGCGGTGGGTCGAAGAGCGGTGGGTCGAAGAGCAGCGGGTCGAAGGGCGGCGGCTCCAAGTCCACGCGGTCGGGCGGCTCGTCGTCGCGCTCGGCCGACACCGCCTCGCGCGGCGGCGGGTCGAAGAGCGGCGGGTCCTCGCGCAGCGGCGGCGGCGGGTCGAAGAGCGGCGGCAGCTCGTCGAAGAGCAGCGGCGGCGGCTCGAAGAGCGGCGGGTCCACTCGCAGCAGCGGCGGCGGCGGCTCCAAGAGCAGCGGAAGCTCCTCCAAGAGCAGCAGCTCGTCGAAGAGCGGCGGATCGTCGCGCGGCGGCGGCGGGTCGAAGAGCGGCGGCAGCTCGTCGAAGAGCGGCGGCGGCGGCTCGAAGAGCGGCGGGTCCACTCGCAGCAGCGGCGGCGGCTCCAAGAGCGGCGGCGGAAGCTCCTCCAAGAGCGGCGGCAGCTCGTCGAAGAGCGGCGGCGGCTCGAAGAGCGGCGGCAGCTCGTCCAAGGGCGGCGGCGGGTCGAAGAGCGGCGGCAGCAAGTCCTGA